Genomic window (Acidobacteriota bacterium):
CGATGTACTTTGTGAAGGCGCGTGCGTCGAGAAAACTCTCGTCAAGAAACCGATCGAGATCGGACGCCTGCAGCGATATGCGACGGAACACACGCTCCGATCCGGAAAAACCCTGTTCGAAAAGGGTGTCGGGAACGGAAGATCGGTCGGCATCGTTGGGTCCGGACCTGCCGGCTTGAGTTGCGCGTCATATCTCGCGCGGCTTGGATATGACGTGACCGTTTACGAAAAACGTCCGCTTGCCGGCGGGCTTGATACGTACGGAATGGCGGAATACAAAATGACCCAGGCACATTCCTTGGCGGAAGTCGCCCAGATCGAAAGGCTCGGCGTGAAGTTCAGGGTCGACACGGAAGTAGTTGCCATTGCGGATGGCGAAGATCCTGCAAAAGTGACAATTGGCTATCGAACAACTCCAAGTCAAACAACCACTGACGCGCACGATGCCGTCTTTCTTGGCGTCGGACTCGGCAAGACCAATCGTTTGGGTATCCCTGGCGAAGATCTTGACGGCGTTATCGATGCGCTGCGGTTCATCTATAAAGTGAAAACCCGCGATTGGGCAACGGTTCCGCTCGGCCGGAGCGTGGTCGTTCTCGGAGGCGGGAACACGGCGATCGACGCGGCGACGCAAGCCAAGCGGCTCGGCGCGGAAAGATCGACGCTCGCTTATCGCAAGACTGAAAAAGAAGCGCCGGCGTACGATTACGAGTTCGGACTTGCGCGCCGCGACGGCATCGAGTTTGTGTGGCAGGCATCGCCGGTCGAGATCGTCGGGGACGGCGAAGTCACCGGGATACGATTCAGGAAGCCGGACGGCTCGGAGTTTCAGATCGAATGCGACCTTGTCATCAAGGCGATCGGTCAGGAGAAACAGGCCGAGTTCTTCCGCAAGCTCGGCCTCGCGACTGACGAGAAAGGCCGCGTCTCGGTGAGCGACTCGATGCAGACATCAAATCCGAGGATCTTCGCCGCCGGCGACTGCGTCAATGGTGGCAAGGAAGCGGTCGACGCGGCGCAGGGCGGAAAACTCGCGGCCCAAAGCATACACCGTTCGCTGACGGGCGAAACGGTAAGATTTGCCGGGGGATGATGCGCCAATGGGTACTCGCGAGCCGGCCAACCGGCCCCGCGACGATCGACAATTTCAGGCTCGAAACCGCACCCGTTCCCGAGATCGGCGACGGAGAATTGCTCGTGCAAACGCTGTTTCTCGGCGTTGCACCGGTGATGCTGCGTTATATGACGAATCAGACGTCGTTCGAAAAACCGCTCGCGATCGGCGACGTGATGCACGGGCGCGGCGTAGGGCGCGTCATCGAAAGCCGTCATCCGGATTACGCCGAGGGCGATCTGGTGCAGGCCAAGCTCGGCTGGCGCGAGTTTGCGAAAATAGATGCGCGCGATCCGTACTATTTGATCTACAAGATGCGCAACACGGATCTGCCCGCGTCGCACGGGATCAGCAGCCTCGCGATGAGCGGATTTACGGCGCTCATCGGAATGCGCGAGATCGGCGCGGTGAAACCCGGCGAGAACGTGCTTGTTTCCGGAGCAGCGGGAGGCGTTGGCAGCCAATGCGCTTTCGTCGCCCGCACGCTCGGCGCCGGGAAGGTGGTCGGGATAGCGGGCGGCCCGGAGAAGTGCCGGCTTTTGGTCGATCGGCTCGGTTATGATGCCGCGATCGATTACAAGAACGAGGACGTCGCCGAAAGGCTTGACGATCTTTTCCCGGACGGGATCGACGTCTACTTCGACAATGTTTTCGGCGAGTTGCTCGATTCGGTTTTGCTGAGAATCAATCGCCGGGCGCGAATCGCTCTTTGCGGACGGATTTCCGAGTATTTGAAATCGCCGGACGAATATCACGCTTTTCGCAATCTCGGTCGGCTCGGTCTTCAGGACGCGAAGCTCGAAGCATTCTTCGTTTACGATTACGCGGATCGGTTCTCAGAATATGAAGATACGCTCGCCGATTGGATACGCAACGGAAAGCTGTTGCCGCTCGAATATGTACTCGACGGGCTTGAGCGTATGCCGGAAGCCTTGATCCTTCTCTACAAAGGCCAAAACGCCGGGGTCGCGATGATCCGGATCGCGAAGGACGCAGACAGCGGAATCGATTCAACGGGTGAACGAAACGAAGGAATTGAAAAGAAATCGTAATGCAACCCGCGCGCTCAAGTGCAAGATCGGCGATGACGGGATAAAGCAGCCGGCTGCTTGCGATTGCCGAACAACGCGGTGGAAATTCTAACGCGGAATCCTGGAACGGGAAGCAGGTCGCCAAGAAAGGTGACAAATCAAACGGGATATTTCTTTGCGGTCGGGCGTTGGTTACGGGAGACAAGGATGGCGGTCTATTTCTACAAAGACAATCAGCAGCTAGGGCCTTACGAAGAGGAAGTTGTTGTTGGATGGCTTCGAGCCGGAACACTTACGCCCGAGGTTATGGGTATCCGTACCGGGGAAACGCAATGGACCAAGCTGGGTACGCTGTTTCCGCAAGCGATGCCGGAGCCGAAACCTGACTCCGTAGTGGGAATCCCGCCCACAGCGGCGATCAGTAAGACCGAGCCGGAATCTCGCAACACTTTATGGCTGAAGCTTCTTTGCGGTTTTTGTTTTCTGGTTGCTCTAACGGTCTTTCTGTCAGCAACTTACTATTCCTATGTCATACCGACTGATTCAAATACGATACACAAATATCCTGCTATGATCCTCGTGCAAATTATAGTACGTAACATTCAGATCGGGACTTTTTTGTCGGGTTTCTTTATAATTCTGGCAATTCTGTGTGCGTTCAAGAGCACTCTTATTGACTCCAATCAGATAAGAGTTGGACTCCGAGCCGTCTTCGTTCTGGTATTGCTCGCGGGTTGTGTTGCTATTCTCAGCGGGATCGGAAGTTACCTAACCTTTAGGATGAACGCCGAAACTTCGCCGTACGAGGCGACGCGGACGTACCACGTAGCTGAGAATCGGATTGGTCCGTTTCGGAAGTTGGCAGTGTTGGGGCCATTAGGCGTCGGAGTCGTGATTTTTGGTGCTTCCGGACTTTTTATGACAAAACGGCGACGGAATCCCTAACTCGTATGCAGCCGGATCATCGCTTTTGGTCACCGCTCGACAACGTGGCGAGCAACATTTTGCCGAGATCAACCCGACGGTCTGAGGCGATGCAAGCGAACCGCAGTCTGAAAATGACGTTTTTGTTTTGGTGACATTTGTGTCAATGGAATCAATTGTCGAGACGGCGGCGCTAAAAATTGGTTGGTTTAACTAATATCATGGCAGATCTAAGTGTAAATTTCGCAGGCATCAAATCTCCGAATCCGTTTTGGCTTGCTTCGGCGCCGCCGACGAATATGGGCTCGATGATCGAGCGCGCGTTCGACGCCGGTTGGGGCGGCGCGGTCTGGAAGACGCTCGGCGAGCCGATCGTCAACGTTTCCTCAAGGCTCGCGGCGATCGATTACGGTTCGACGCGAATGCTCGGGCTCAACAACATCGAACTCATCACCGACCGTCCGCTCGAGGTCAACTTGCGCGAGATGTACGAGTGCAAGAAAAAGTACCCGAATCACGCGGTGATCGCGTCGTTGATGGTCGAATCCAAACGCGAAGCGTGGCACGAGATCGTCAAACGCACTCAGGACACAGGCTGCGACGGATTCGAGCTCAACTTCGGATGTCCGCACGGAATGTCGGAACGCGGAATGGGCGCGGCGATGGGCCAGGTTCCGGAATACACCTGTATGGTCACCGAATGGGTCAAGGAAGTCTCGGCGTTGCCGGTGATCGTCAAACTGACGCCCAACGTGACGAACATCGTTCCGCCCGGGCGCGCGGCCCAAAAAGGCGGCGCCGACGCGGTGTCGCTGATCAACACGATCAATTCGGTGATGGGCGTCGATCTCGATACGATGATCCCGCATCCGAACGTCAACGGAATGGCTGCGCACGGCGGTTATTGCGGGCCGGCGGTAAAACCGATCGCGCTCAATATGGTCTCGGAGCTCGCGCGCGATGCGGAATTCAGCATTCCGATCTCGGGCATTGGCGGAATTTCGACCTGGCGCGACGCCGTCGAGTTTATTCTGCTCGGCGCCGGAACGGTTCAGGTCTGCACGGCGGTGATGCATTACGGTTACCGCATCGTCGAGGATATGATCGACGGGCTCAATTCGTATCTCGACGATAAAGACTTCGCTTCGGTCAACGATATTGTCGGCAGATCGGTCGATCGGGTCACGGACTGGGGCAACCTGGATCTCAATTACAAGGTCGTCGCGCGGGTAAATAATGAGCACTGCGTCAAATGCAATCTCTGCTACATCGCCTGCGAAGACGGCGCGCACCAGTGTTTCAGTTTTGACGACAACAAGTTCCCTGTCGTCGACGAACACGAGTGCGTCGGCTGCAATCTTTGCACTCTCGTCTGCCCGGCTCCCGGCGCGGTAACGATGGTCCGCCTCGACGACGGCAGCAATCCGCAGAGCTGGAAGCAGAGGATCGGTTAGCGGTGAACCGTCCGAACCCGGCGGCAGCAACCGGCAAATCCGCAATAGATCTTGTGAGCCTTAGTTTATGAAAAAGAGCATTCAACTCGTCTTGTCGATCGCGATTGCAGCCGTCGTCGCGTTCGGTCAAAAGGGTCCTCTGCCGTTCGACAATTCGGTGTTCGATTCAAACTTCGAAACGGCCAAATGGCTTGCCGAATATGATGAGGTCGCCTGGAAAACCAGTGACGTTGTCATGGCCCAGGACAAGAAGGAATTGGCGCGGCTCGGAACCGCCTGGTTTTGCTTCAAGGACTCAAAAGACGCGTGGCACGCGGTCTACGGGAAGTTTGAGAACTCACAATTCGAATTGGTCTTTCATTTCACGATGGACGCCAAAAAGGTCGTCACCCGTTCGGAAGAAAAACCGGATTCGGGCATGCTCGTTCTCTATGCAAAGGCCCTCGGTCTTGGGCAAGCGAAGGTGAAGGAACGAGTCGGTGCAAATGCTCCAGCGTTCAACCAGTATATTCGCCGAAACTCCGATCAGACATTCACAGTCTGGTTGTTTCCCGCGTTCCAGACAAACGGGCTCGCGGTTTACGGCGGCGAAGGCATTTTCACGATCGATTCAAAGGCCGAAAAGATCACAAAAGATGAGAGCTACTATCAGCCCGGTTTTCGGGGATTCCCGACCGGCAATCCGCGCGAGATTTGGCTCAACTACCGCGAATTGAAGGCGCCGACGCTCGGGGCGATATTCTTTGTTTGGTACTATCGCGAGTATTTCACGAGCATCAATATCGACAATGCTGAAAGTATGAGTACGCTGATCAAGTCCGGGAACAGCCACCTTTGGGTTCATGTGGTGAAGGATAAGAAGTAGGCCGGATACGCGTCTTGGTTTTCTGTGTGGTCGACTCGAAAACCGATCGATTCCGATCGATTCTGACCGAATCCACGCAATCTCAGATACCGGAACGGAACTTCCTCGATAGATTGTTCTGAAGAGTCAACGCTCAAGCCGGGTCAGTTCGACAAACCGCGGATCGTTCTTGATCTTGTCGTAGCGCGGCTCGACCGCCGCGAAATTCAGACTGTACGAACGAACCTCGCGCGCGCGGGCGAGCCAACGGACCGCATTGTCGGCATCACCGAGCAGCGCATAGGCGATCGCCATCTCGTCGGCATATCCACGGGCGTTGCCCTTGACCACGCCGGACGCTTCGGCCTTTCTCAGACTCGCCATTGCTTCGTCGCGTTTGCCGCCGATCGTCAACACCTGTGCCGTAATCATCAACCAGCCCGGCTCGTCGGGATCGGTCGCGCCGGCGTAGAGCCTTTCCCGTTCGTAAGCCGCCGACGCATTCGGAAAATCGCCGGCGCTGAGGTAGATGATGCGCATCGATTTGTGCGCCGGAACCAATGCCGGATTTATTTCAAGCGACTTCTTTGCAAACGCGATCGCTTCGTCGCGCCGCCCGGCATAGTTGTATATCAATGCCGCCGCGGTCTGGATGATTGCCGACCGCGGCTCGAGTTCGATTGCCTTATTGATGCTTGCCACTGCGTCGTCAAACCGCCCCATCGACGCCAACGCCAGACCCGACCAATGATGGGCCGTCGCGTATGACGGATTGAGCTCGGTCGCCCGGCGAAGCTCGACGATCGCGTCTGCGCGTCGATATTCGGAGTAAAGCAGGATGTACCCGAGCGATGCGTGCGCTTCGGCGAGATTTTCATCAAGTTCAAGCGCCTTTGTCGCGTTCTGTTTGGCGATGCCGTACGCTTCATCAGGCGGCGGAACCTGATAAAGATTCAGAAGCGACCAAGCGTCAGCGAGTCCGGCGTAGGCGAGAGCGAATTTCGGATCCGTGTCGCGCGCCTTTTCAAACGTCGTGATCGCCTTTCGCAGGTTCTCTGCCGAACGATTTGCCATCAGATATCGACCCGCGAGATAGAGTTGATAGGCCTCTGAGTTTTCCGTGTAGATCTTGTCGATCTGCTGTCGCTCCGTCGAACTCAGCTCGACCGTCAACGCGTTTAGGACCTGATCGGCGATCGATATCTGCAGGCTTGGGAAATCCGTTCGCTTTTCGTTAAATGATCGACTCCATTGGATTTTTTCGGTTTGCGTGTCAATAAGTTCAGCACTCACCGCAAGTTGATCGCCAGTGTCGTGAAGCGTCCCCCGGAGAACGTACGCGACCCCGAATGTCTTGCCGAGCTCATTCGGCGACTGACCGTCGGGAACATTCAACAGTGCGGACCGAACCGAAAGTCCGCTCGCCTGACCGAGTTTGCGATGTATAGATTCGGCGAGCCCAACGCCTAACTCGACTTCGTTCGGCGTATGCGAATCGGTCCGGAACGGGAGCACCGCGATCGTTTTCACCCTTTTGTCCAGAACCGTCGGCATTTGCGGCACGACCCTTTCGCCGCCTGTAATGCCGCGCCACGCGAATACGGCAAGAACTACGAAAAGCAATCCAATAAGTCCGTACGCGGCATAGCGAAATCCCGAACCGGCGTGCCCCGGCGCAACGACATTGTCCGATGCCGCCAAAACGCTCTCATTGGTGTCGTCGCGGAGGATCATTGTCGCGATCTGCGATTGATGTATCGCATCGGCGTCGCCCGCGCTTCCGATCTGCGCGACCAAGCCAAGGTATCTCGGATCTTCGCGCAGCGAATCGAACCGCGAATCGACCGGCACGTAGACAGCCCAGTAGTCCTTTTCGTCGATCGATCGTTCGAGCCAGACGAATGCTTCGTCGATCTCGCCGAGTTCGATGGATATCAGTGCTGAAAAGATCGGCGGAACATATTGTTTGGCGCGTCGCGTTTCGAGTTCGGCCGCAATCGCCCGCGCCTCTTCAAATTTTCCGACCGCCGCGAGCGCACAGGCGTGCGCGTAAAGCGGCAAACTTTGTCGCTGGCTCAACTCAACCGCCAGTCCGCATTTGTCGACTGCCTCCAGCGGATCTTCAAGGTACCGCACGAACCATCCGAATCCCGCAAGCGCCGTCGGGTTATTCGGGTGCAGCGCAATCGCCTGCCGGAGTTTTGCGATCGCGTCGTCAAATCGGCGTGCGTTGCGCAAAATAATCGTGAAGGCCACCGATAGCGAGGCTGATTGGGGATTCAATCGCTCAGCCGTCAACATCGCCCGCACGGCCCGATCGTGGCGTCCGAGAACCGAATAAAGCTGCCCAAACCAGTTGTGCGCTTCGGCAGAATTCGGATTTAGCCCGATCGCCTTCTTGAGGTACTGTTCGGCAGCCACGAAGTCCCAATCGTAACCGAGCGAAATAACAGCGAGCGAGACGTACGCCTCCGAGAGTCCGGGATCGAGTTCGACCGCTTTGAGCGCCGCTTCTTTTGCGGCCGGGAACGTCTCCGTCGGCGCCATAATGCCGAAAATGCTCAGAAAATTGTAATAGTCCGCGACACCGCTGTACGCCGGAGCAAAATCAGGGTCGAGCGCGATCGCTTCATAAAAGGCGACGAGCGATTTCGCCAAGCCATCGGCCGTGTATTGATGCCAGTGAAATCGTCCGCGAAGGTAAGCTTCGTAGGCTTCCGTGTTGCTTGTCCCGCGACTCCCGATTCGTATCTGTTCATCGCCCGTCAAACGCACAACCAGTGCTTCCGCGATCTGCTTCGAGATCGAATCCTCAAGCGCGAGAACGTCGGTCAACTCTTCATCGAACGATCGAGCCCAGACTGCTGTCCGTTGTGTCGCGTTCAACAGTTGAATCGAAATGCGAATGCGGCTGCCGACGCGGCGAAGGGATCCGTCGACGACAAACTCGACGCCGAGCTGCGTCGCGGCGTCGAATGGATCGGTCCCGCCGCCGAAAGGAATTACCGAACTCGTCGGACGAACGATCAGACGACGGATGCCGCTGAGCCGGTTGATCAGCGCGTCCGCCAGACCGATGCCGAGAAATTCCTCCTGCGTGTCGTCCGCACGAGTTGCGTGCAGGATCTTCAACGGCAGGACCGCGATCGAGGTTTTTTCGAATTCATCCGGTTCAGCGTTCGTTTCCCGGAACGCGAGTGGATTCCTCATTCGTCGCAGCAACGCCCAAAACCGAGGATCCTCGTGCAACGGCTTGAGGAGCGGTTCGGTGCCGAGCCAAAGCGCCCACGGATCGTTCTCGTCGATCGATTGTTCGAGGTATTTGAAGGCTTCGTCCCGATTGTCGAGCGCGGCGTTCGCAAGTCCGAGAAAGCACGGCTTTACATAGCCGAGTTCGGAAAGCCGAAGCATTTCGTCGAGCACCCGTTCCGCTTCGTCGCGAAGTCCGTTGGCGACGAGCGCGAAACACAGCTGGTATTTTGCGAGTGCCGAGTCCGGTATCATCTCGTCGAATCGTCGAAAATACGGCAGAGCCGCTTCCGGATTCCCAAGCGCCAAAAGATTGATCCCGATCTGCGCATTGCCCTGCGGATAGTTCCGATCGAGTTCCGTGATCTGCCGCGCGACCGTCAACGCCTCGTCGAATCGATGCGCCTGATAAAGCGTCCAGGCAACCAGAGTCTTCGTTCGCGGCGAAAGCGCGTCAAGGCGGTCGGCGATATGGATCTCGCGAACGCCGTCGTCGGTTCGCCCTGTCCCGACGAGCACCGCAGCGTACCATTCATGCGACTGCGGATAGTTCGGCGCGAGTTGGATCGATTTAAGTTGGAGGCGCTCCGATTCAGCCCATTCAAATTCATTCTGATGCAGCAATCCGAGCGACGCGTACGCTTCACCGAGCGAATCGTCGAGCTCGATCGCACGCGATGCCGAGGTCCGCGCGAGCCGAAGTCCCTCGACCGACGGGATCATACCGTAGATATTGGCCCAAATGTAAAAATCCGCAAGGCCGACGTGGGCCAGCGCATAACCCGGATCCGCGGCGATCGCGGCCTCAAAAGCTTCGCGGGCTTTGCTCAGCGAATCGGGAGTGAATTGGTTCCAGTAATAACGACCGCGCAGATATGCTTCGTATGCATCGGGCGAGTTCGTCCGGCGCTTGTTCAGCTGAAGTTCCTCTTCACCCGTGAGTTGCGGAACGAGCGACTTGACGACGCGTTCGGAGATCGAGTCCTCGATCTCGAGAACATCGGAGAAACTTTCGTCGAAGCTCTCCGCCCAACGCGCCGAGTTTTCAGCGACGCTCAGAAACTGGAGCGTGATCCGCAAACGATCGCCGGCGCGTCGGATGTTGCCGTCGAGAATAAAGTCGACGCCGAGCGCTCGTCCGGCGGCGAATGGATCGTTTTCGCCGTCGGCGAAACGCAGCACCGAGCTTGTCGGGCGAACAACAAAACGACGGATGTTGGAAAGCCGGGTGATCAACGCGTCGGCGAGTCCGATGCCCAGAAATTCGTCGCCCGTATCCCCGCGCATTCCGACGGCCAGCATCTTCAGCGGAAGAACGGCGAGCGAGATCTCACCGTCGGAGGCCCGTGTGATCGAACGCGGGATTCGCATCGACGACGAACGGAAGTCTTCGGCCATAACCGGCCGGTTTTCAAGAAAGTGAAGAATGTCGTCGGCAAACTCGCCGGCGGATCGATATCGTTCGTTCGGATCCTTGCGCATCGCCTTGAGCACGATCCGTTCGAGATCACCGGAAAGGTCTCGGCGCAGCGTCTCCAGATTCGAATTTCGATTTTCGAAGACGTGGCCCGAATCGGTGCGGTCCGATTCGCCGGTTGCGACAAGATTATCGTCCCGCGTCAAGCTGGCGCCGAGGCTATCAGGTTCTTCCTCGCAAATGACCCGCGCGATCTCATGCAGTGCCCGATTCTTCAAACGGTACGGACGGTGTCCGGTGAGCAACTCGTAGAGCAGAACGCCGAGACTGTAGATATCGCTGGCGATCGTCACCGCCTCGCCGCGGACCTGTTCGGGTGACGCGTATTCGGGCGTCATCATCCGCATCGCCGTCGCGGTCGGGTCGATCGAATCGGCGGCGAGCTCAGGATTGAGTATTTTGGCGATGCCGAAGTCAAGGAGTTTGACCAGCCCGTCCGATGTGACGAGAATATTCGACGGTTTGATGTCGCGATGGATGATCAGATTCTGATGGGCGTAGTCGATCGCAAAACAAATCGTTCGGAAGAGTTCCAGACGTTGGTTGATCGAAAGCTTTTCCGAATCGCAATAGCGATAGACCGGTTTGCCCTCGATGAATTCCATCACGAAAAACGGTAGCCCATCGTCGGTCGTGCCGCCGTCGAGAAGTCGTGCGATGTTCGGATGGTCGAGCGTCGCGAGGATCTGGCGCTCGTTTCGAAAGCGGCGGACGATGAAATCCGTGTCCATTCCGCGTTTGATTACTTTAAGTGCGACTCGCTGGCGGAACTCGCCGTCATCTCGTTCGGCGAGGTACACGGCTCCCATACCGCCGCGACCTATTTCGTGAGTCAATCGGTAAGCGCCGAGCCGACGGCCGATCAGCGTTTCCTCGACGCGCCTTATCTCGTCGCCGAGCGAATCGGAGATCCTTCCGCGTTCTGTCTTTCCGAGCATCAACGAATCGGTCCACGCCGGCGACTCAATAAAATCGTCGGCATCTTCAAGATTCGAAACGAGTTTTCGGACTTCGGCGACGAGTTCCTGATCGGCGGAGTGATTCTCGTCGAGAAAGCGTTCGCGATCGTCAGGCGCGAGCTCGACGACCGCCTGAAAAACCTCTTCGATTTGACGCCAACGCCTTTGATCCATTTTGGATTTTAGGTTTTAGATTTTGGATTGGTCCAACGTCTTAGCCAAAACGGCAATCCGAAATTGGGGGCTCTCGAAATCCAAAATCCAAAATAGCAACTC
Coding sequences:
- a CDS encoding NAD(P)-dependent oxidoreductase — translated: MEPKLTEQIEDNFAEIHPLMSKPEALLEANRCLYCYDAPCTRACPTHIDVPAFIKKIASGNLDGASRVIFDANPIGSSCAKVCPVDVLCEGACVEKTLVKKPIEIGRLQRYATEHTLRSGKTLFEKGVGNGRSVGIVGSGPAGLSCASYLARLGYDVTVYEKRPLAGGLDTYGMAEYKMTQAHSLAEVAQIERLGVKFRVDTEVVAIADGEDPAKVTIGYRTTPSQTTTDAHDAVFLGVGLGKTNRLGIPGEDLDGVIDALRFIYKVKTRDWATVPLGRSVVVLGGGNTAIDAATQAKRLGAERSTLAYRKTEKEAPAYDYEFGLARRDGIEFVWQASPVEIVGDGEVTGIRFRKPDGSEFQIECDLVIKAIGQEKQAEFFRKLGLATDEKGRVSVSDSMQTSNPRIFAAGDCVNGGKEAVDAAQGGKLAAQSIHRSLTGETVRFAGG
- a CDS encoding NADP-dependent oxidoreductase, which encodes MRQWVLASRPTGPATIDNFRLETAPVPEIGDGELLVQTLFLGVAPVMLRYMTNQTSFEKPLAIGDVMHGRGVGRVIESRHPDYAEGDLVQAKLGWREFAKIDARDPYYLIYKMRNTDLPASHGISSLAMSGFTALIGMREIGAVKPGENVLVSGAAGGVGSQCAFVARTLGAGKVVGIAGGPEKCRLLVDRLGYDAAIDYKNEDVAERLDDLFPDGIDVYFDNVFGELLDSVLLRINRRARIALCGRISEYLKSPDEYHAFRNLGRLGLQDAKLEAFFVYDYADRFSEYEDTLADWIRNGKLLPLEYVLDGLERMPEALILLYKGQNAGVAMIRIAKDADSGIDSTGERNEGIEKKS
- a CDS encoding DUF4339 domain-containing protein, with the translated sequence MAVYFYKDNQQLGPYEEEVVVGWLRAGTLTPEVMGIRTGETQWTKLGTLFPQAMPEPKPDSVVGIPPTAAISKTEPESRNTLWLKLLCGFCFLVALTVFLSATYYSYVIPTDSNTIHKYPAMILVQIIVRNIQIGTFLSGFFIILAILCAFKSTLIDSNQIRVGLRAVFVLVLLAGCVAILSGIGSYLTFRMNAETSPYEATRTYHVAENRIGPFRKLAVLGPLGVGVVIFGASGLFMTKRRRNP
- the preA gene encoding NAD-dependent dihydropyrimidine dehydrogenase subunit PreA, with translation MADLSVNFAGIKSPNPFWLASAPPTNMGSMIERAFDAGWGGAVWKTLGEPIVNVSSRLAAIDYGSTRMLGLNNIELITDRPLEVNLREMYECKKKYPNHAVIASLMVESKREAWHEIVKRTQDTGCDGFELNFGCPHGMSERGMGAAMGQVPEYTCMVTEWVKEVSALPVIVKLTPNVTNIVPPGRAAQKGGADAVSLINTINSVMGVDLDTMIPHPNVNGMAAHGGYCGPAVKPIALNMVSELARDAEFSIPISGIGGISTWRDAVEFILLGAGTVQVCTAVMHYGYRIVEDMIDGLNSYLDDKDFASVNDIVGRSVDRVTDWGNLDLNYKVVARVNNEHCVKCNLCYIACEDGAHQCFSFDDNKFPVVDEHECVGCNLCTLVCPAPGAVTMVRLDDGSNPQSWKQRIG
- a CDS encoding protein kinase, which gives rise to MDQRRWRQIEEVFQAVVELAPDDRERFLDENHSADQELVAEVRKLVSNLEDADDFIESPAWTDSLMLGKTERGRISDSLGDEIRRVEETLIGRRLGAYRLTHEIGRGGMGAVYLAERDDGEFRQRVALKVIKRGMDTDFIVRRFRNERQILATLDHPNIARLLDGGTTDDGLPFFVMEFIEGKPVYRYCDSEKLSINQRLELFRTICFAIDYAHQNLIIHRDIKPSNILVTSDGLVKLLDFGIAKILNPELAADSIDPTATAMRMMTPEYASPEQVRGEAVTIASDIYSLGVLLYELLTGHRPYRLKNRALHEIARVICEEEPDSLGASLTRDDNLVATGESDRTDSGHVFENRNSNLETLRRDLSGDLERIVLKAMRKDPNERYRSAGEFADDILHFLENRPVMAEDFRSSSMRIPRSITRASDGEISLAVLPLKMLAVGMRGDTGDEFLGIGLADALITRLSNIRRFVVRPTSSVLRFADGENDPFAAGRALGVDFILDGNIRRAGDRLRITLQFLSVAENSARWAESFDESFSDVLEIEDSISERVVKSLVPQLTGEEELQLNKRRTNSPDAYEAYLRGRYYWNQFTPDSLSKAREAFEAAIAADPGYALAHVGLADFYIWANIYGMIPSVEGLRLARTSASRAIELDDSLGEAYASLGLLHQNEFEWAESERLQLKSIQLAPNYPQSHEWYAAVLVGTGRTDDGVREIHIADRLDALSPRTKTLVAWTLYQAHRFDEALTVARQITELDRNYPQGNAQIGINLLALGNPEAALPYFRRFDEMIPDSALAKYQLCFALVANGLRDEAERVLDEMLRLSELGYVKPCFLGLANAALDNRDEAFKYLEQSIDENDPWALWLGTEPLLKPLHEDPRFWALLRRMRNPLAFRETNAEPDEFEKTSIAVLPLKILHATRADDTQEEFLGIGLADALINRLSGIRRLIVRPTSSVIPFGGGTDPFDAATQLGVEFVVDGSLRRVGSRIRISIQLLNATQRTAVWARSFDEELTDVLALEDSISKQIAEALVVRLTGDEQIRIGSRGTSNTEAYEAYLRGRFHWHQYTADGLAKSLVAFYEAIALDPDFAPAYSGVADYYNFLSIFGIMAPTETFPAAKEAALKAVELDPGLSEAYVSLAVISLGYDWDFVAAEQYLKKAIGLNPNSAEAHNWFGQLYSVLGRHDRAVRAMLTAERLNPQSASLSVAFTIILRNARRFDDAIAKLRQAIALHPNNPTALAGFGWFVRYLEDPLEAVDKCGLAVELSQRQSLPLYAHACALAAVGKFEEARAIAAELETRRAKQYVPPIFSALISIELGEIDEAFVWLERSIDEKDYWAVYVPVDSRFDSLREDPRYLGLVAQIGSAGDADAIHQSQIATMILRDDTNESVLAASDNVVAPGHAGSGFRYAAYGLIGLLFVVLAVFAWRGITGGERVVPQMPTVLDKRVKTIAVLPFRTDSHTPNEVELGVGLAESIHRKLGQASGLSVRSALLNVPDGQSPNELGKTFGVAYVLRGTLHDTGDQLAVSAELIDTQTEKIQWSRSFNEKRTDFPSLQISIADQVLNALTVELSSTERQQIDKIYTENSEAYQLYLAGRYLMANRSAENLRKAITTFEKARDTDPKFALAYAGLADAWSLLNLYQVPPPDEAYGIAKQNATKALELDENLAEAHASLGYILLYSEYRRADAIVELRRATELNPSYATAHHWSGLALASMGRFDDAVASINKAIELEPRSAIIQTAAALIYNYAGRRDEAIAFAKKSLEINPALVPAHKSMRIIYLSAGDFPNASAAYERERLYAGATDPDEPGWLMITAQVLTIGGKRDEAMASLRKAEASGVVKGNARGYADEMAIAYALLGDADNAVRWLARAREVRSYSLNFAAVEPRYDKIKNDPRFVELTRLER